Proteins from a genomic interval of Burkholderia cepacia GG4:
- a CDS encoding lysine N(6)-hydroxylase/L-ornithine N(5)-oxygenase family protein, which yields MQRETVFDLIGVGFGPSNLALAVRLAERSGARPFAHCFVERQPEFGWHRGMLLDDCRMQISFLKDLVTMRDPTSRYTFINYLFERGRLNEFVNLKNFYPTRVEFHDYLSWVAEGFDEHVHYSETVTAIEPVRGDGARIDALRVLSRDAAGHERQRVTRSLSVGVGGTPAVPDAFAALGRDRVIHSSSYLTDIDRLVASPDGERRRVAVIGAGQSAAEVFIDLARRFPHVDASLVMRAGALKPADDSPFVNEIFSPEFTDVVYAQPHDARRALLERYRDTNYAVVDRPLIEQIYEMLYLQRIDGTPRHALLANSAIEAAVRTADGRIELTLRDRMNGATRVERFDALVLATGYRRDTHSALLEGLAPHLGDALTRGDVTRDYLLATPEQFAPRIYLQGCCEDSHGLSDTLLSVLARRADEICASLEDGIAPAHDEGAARALNEQRHQNGASAGRMAFAL from the coding sequence ATGCAGAGAGAAACCGTATTCGACCTGATCGGCGTCGGCTTCGGGCCGTCGAATCTGGCGTTGGCCGTGCGCCTCGCGGAACGCAGCGGCGCGCGTCCGTTCGCGCATTGCTTCGTCGAACGCCAGCCGGAGTTCGGCTGGCATCGCGGCATGCTGCTGGACGATTGCCGGATGCAGATCTCGTTTCTGAAGGATCTCGTTACGATGCGCGATCCGACGAGCCGCTATACGTTCATCAACTACCTGTTCGAGCGCGGCCGGCTGAATGAATTCGTCAACCTGAAGAACTTCTATCCGACCCGCGTCGAATTCCACGACTACCTGAGCTGGGTCGCGGAAGGGTTCGACGAGCACGTTCACTACAGCGAGACCGTCACCGCGATCGAGCCGGTGCGCGGCGACGGCGCGCGGATCGACGCGCTGCGCGTGCTGTCGCGCGACGCAGCCGGCCACGAGCGCCAGCGCGTGACGCGCTCGCTGTCGGTCGGCGTCGGCGGCACGCCGGCGGTGCCGGACGCATTCGCCGCGCTCGGCCGCGACCGCGTGATCCACTCGTCGTCCTACCTGACCGACATCGACCGGCTGGTCGCGTCGCCGGACGGCGAACGCCGCCGCGTCGCGGTGATCGGCGCGGGGCAGAGCGCAGCCGAGGTGTTCATCGATCTCGCGCGCCGCTTCCCGCACGTCGACGCGAGCCTCGTGATGCGCGCGGGCGCACTGAAACCGGCCGACGACAGCCCGTTCGTCAACGAGATCTTCAGCCCCGAGTTCACCGACGTCGTCTACGCACAGCCGCACGACGCGCGCCGCGCACTGCTCGAGCGCTATCGCGACACCAACTACGCGGTGGTCGACCGGCCGCTGATCGAGCAGATCTACGAAATGCTGTACCTGCAGCGCATCGACGGCACGCCGCGCCATGCGCTGCTCGCGAACAGCGCGATCGAAGCCGCGGTGCGCACCGCCGACGGCCGTATCGAGCTGACGCTGCGCGACCGGATGAACGGCGCCACGCGCGTCGAACGCTTCGACGCGCTCGTGCTCGCGACCGGCTACCGGCGCGACACGCATTCGGCGCTGCTCGAAGGGCTCGCGCCGCACCTGGGCGACGCGCTCACGCGCGGCGACGTCACGCGCGACTACCTGCTCGCGACGCCCGAGCAGTTCGCGCCGCGTATCTACCTGCAAGGCTGCTGCGAAGACAGCCACGGCCTGTCCGACACGCTGCTGTCGGTCCTGGCGCGCCGCGCGGACGAAATCTGCGCGTCGCTCGAAGACGGGATCGCGCCCGCCCATGACGAAGGCGCGGCCCGGGCACTGAATGAACAACGACATCAAAACGGGGCGAGCGCGGGCCGCATGGCTTTCGCTCTTTGA
- a CDS encoding PIN domain-containing protein produces MTTLYMLDTNICSFIMRERPPVVLSRLQSCVNAQHRIVVSAITYAEMRFGAVGRKASPKHAELVTAFVARLDGVLSWDTAAVDATAAIRADLAARGTPIGANDASIAGHAIAAGAVLVTNNNREFSRVAGLSLEDWAASA; encoded by the coding sequence GTGACCACGCTCTACATGCTCGATACGAACATCTGTTCGTTCATCATGCGCGAGCGGCCGCCCGTCGTGTTGTCCCGGTTGCAGTCGTGCGTCAATGCGCAGCACCGGATCGTCGTGTCGGCGATTACCTATGCCGAAATGCGGTTCGGTGCAGTCGGCAGAAAGGCGTCGCCGAAGCATGCGGAACTCGTGACGGCCTTTGTCGCGCGGCTGGACGGTGTGCTGTCGTGGGATACGGCCGCGGTCGATGCAACGGCCGCGATTCGTGCCGATCTCGCCGCACGCGGCACGCCGATCGGTGCCAACGATGCGTCGATCGCCGGTCACGCGATCGCGGCCGGCGCCGTGCTCGTGACGAACAACAATCGTGAATTCAGCCGTGTTGCGGGCTTGTCGCTCGAAGACTGGGCGGCCTCGGCCTAG
- a CDS encoding GNAT family N-acetyltransferase: MLAEVRPDGVTMLDTYRLAFADGLFAVRDGTEIRVAQGDGIGAQLLRVQLGDDGALRLVAYNHRAAPADQRRALLAALAAAFSDGARYAAIRLDPAAWPAVVLDALRASGVLADGGLCMREGWAQQPDLWRVGAHLPCATLPMLTDGRRHPRRPPAPRGDVYARDLPTLGVRFTLRGWQPAEDATRVAHWFDEPRVRDGWPGAQPGVDGTAPAADPHVTPLVGCFDGEPFAYVEAYWLKEDPLAPHVGARDYDRGLRMLVGASRWRGPHCVAGWLPSVVHYLFLDDPRTEAVGCAVPAGRARVVDTLARHGFARQRRLALADTRPLWMCTQRETFFSGRHV; the protein is encoded by the coding sequence ATGCTGGCTGAAGTGCGTCCGGACGGAGTCACGATGCTCGATACGTACCGCCTCGCGTTCGCGGACGGCCTGTTCGCCGTGCGCGACGGCACGGAGATCCGCGTCGCGCAGGGCGACGGCATCGGCGCGCAGTTGTTGCGCGTGCAACTCGGCGACGATGGCGCGCTGCGCCTCGTCGCATACAACCATCGCGCGGCGCCGGCCGATCAGCGCCGGGCGCTGCTGGCCGCGCTGGCCGCGGCGTTTTCGGACGGCGCGCGCTATGCGGCGATCCGGCTCGATCCGGCCGCATGGCCGGCGGTCGTGCTCGATGCGCTGCGCGCGAGCGGCGTGCTGGCCGACGGCGGACTGTGCATGCGCGAAGGCTGGGCGCAGCAGCCCGACCTGTGGCGCGTCGGCGCCCATCTGCCGTGCGCGACGCTGCCGATGCTGACTGACGGCCGGCGCCATCCGCGCCGGCCGCCCGCACCGCGCGGCGACGTGTATGCGCGCGACCTGCCGACGCTCGGCGTGCGCTTCACGCTGCGCGGCTGGCAGCCGGCCGAGGACGCCACGCGCGTCGCGCACTGGTTCGACGAACCGCGCGTGCGCGACGGCTGGCCGGGCGCGCAGCCCGGCGTGGACGGCACGGCGCCCGCGGCGGACCCGCACGTCACACCGCTCGTCGGCTGCTTCGACGGCGAACCGTTCGCGTATGTCGAGGCGTACTGGCTGAAGGAAGACCCGCTCGCGCCGCACGTCGGCGCACGCGACTACGACCGCGGGCTGCGGATGCTGGTCGGCGCCTCGCGCTGGCGCGGTCCGCATTGCGTGGCGGGCTGGCTGCCGTCCGTCGTTCATTACCTGTTTCTCGACGACCCGCGCACCGAAGCGGTCGGCTGCGCGGTCCCGGCCGGCCGCGCGCGGGTCGTCGACACCCTCGCGCGGCATGGCTTCGCGCGGCAGCGCCGTCTGGCGCTGGCCGACACGCGGCCGCTGTGGATGTGCACGCAGCGCGAGACGTTCTTCTCCGGCCGTCACGTCTGA
- the vapB gene encoding type II toxin-antitoxin system VapB family antitoxin translates to MRTVSIFKNARNQAIRIPKDMEFEGVTELEIRREGDTLLLRPVRPTWLSFASEPLADADFLAERPAVIESGRFDLSGADGDAPTESGR, encoded by the coding sequence ATGCGCACCGTTTCCATTTTCAAGAACGCCCGTAACCAGGCAATCCGCATCCCGAAGGACATGGAATTCGAGGGTGTGACGGAACTCGAGATCCGACGCGAGGGCGACACGCTGCTGCTGCGTCCGGTGCGGCCGACGTGGCTGTCGTTCGCGAGCGAACCGCTCGCCGATGCCGACTTCCTCGCCGAGCGCCCGGCCGTCATCGAATCCGGTCGTTTCGACCTGTCCGGCGCCGATGGCGATGCCCCGACGGAGTCGGGGCGGTGA
- a CDS encoding formyltransferase family protein — protein sequence MPKKNLVYIQSLRNGAADRAGQPVAYQGGTRYMKAPLEFLVECLNDSPLGERYTLKGVIVDDDEGSPADRAKVADYGFARTPGRPWILPDGLTVQGRPVDALFCSIPSTYRRLPRAARERVTGKQAFEHRLLERLLELDADVVVLDGLLVILDELVRPGARFHRRIANIHPGITADDSPYQRRGAWATLDALHGARGERVDWASGTTSRVEPVTMTGASFHYVDNGIDSGEVICDVLDTPIAPDDTILELRWNNFQRSLFPALERGLHVLADRHDAGAP from the coding sequence ATGCCGAAGAAAAATCTCGTCTACATCCAGTCGCTGCGCAACGGCGCGGCCGATCGCGCCGGCCAGCCGGTCGCTTACCAGGGCGGCACGCGCTACATGAAGGCGCCGCTCGAATTCCTCGTCGAGTGCCTGAACGACTCGCCGCTCGGCGAACGCTACACGCTCAAGGGCGTGATCGTCGACGACGACGAAGGCTCGCCGGCCGACCGCGCGAAGGTCGCCGACTACGGGTTCGCGCGCACGCCGGGCCGCCCGTGGATCCTGCCCGACGGGCTGACCGTGCAGGGCCGGCCGGTCGACGCGCTGTTCTGCTCGATTCCGTCGACCTACCGCCGGCTGCCGCGCGCCGCGCGCGAGCGCGTGACGGGCAAGCAGGCCTTCGAGCACCGCCTGCTCGAACGCCTGCTCGAACTCGACGCCGACGTGGTCGTGCTCGACGGACTGCTCGTGATCCTCGACGAACTCGTGCGCCCCGGCGCGCGCTTTCACCGCCGCATCGCGAACATCCACCCCGGCATCACGGCCGACGATTCGCCGTACCAGCGGCGCGGCGCGTGGGCGACGCTCGACGCGCTGCACGGCGCGCGCGGCGAACGGGTCGACTGGGCGAGCGGTACCACGTCTCGCGTCGAACCCGTGACGATGACGGGCGCGTCGTTCCACTACGTCGACAACGGCATCGATTCCGGCGAGGTGATCTGCGACGTGCTCGACACGCCGATCGCGCCGGACGACACGATTCTCGAACTGCGCTGGAACAACTTCCAGCGCAGCCTGTTTCCGGCGCTCGAGCGGGGGCTGCACGTCCTCGCCGACCGCCACGACGCGGGAGCACCGTGA
- a CDS encoding M20 aminoacylase family protein — protein sequence MTHSVIPAGLADEMIQIRHRIHAHPELGFEEFATSDLVAEQLQAWGYTVHRGLGGTGVVAQLKVGTGTQRLGLRADMDALPIHESTGLPYQSTIPGKMHACGHDGHTAMLLAAAKHLARERRFSGTLNLIFQPAEEGLGGAKKMLDDGLFEQFPCDAIFAMHNMPGFPTGKFGFLPGPFMASSDTVIVDVQGRGGHGAVPHKAIDPVVVCAQIVIALQTIVSRNVSPLDMAIVTVGAIHAGEAPNVIPDRAQMRLSVRALKPEVRDLLETRIKEVVHAQAAVFGATATIDYQRRYPVLVNDAEMTAFARGVAREWVGETNLIDGMVPLTGSEDFAFLLEKRPGCYLIIGNGDGEGGCMVHNPGYDFNDAALPTGASYWVKLAETFLV from the coding sequence GTGACGCACAGCGTGATCCCCGCAGGCCTCGCCGACGAAATGATCCAGATCCGGCACCGCATTCATGCCCACCCCGAACTGGGTTTCGAGGAATTCGCGACGAGCGACCTCGTCGCCGAGCAGTTGCAGGCGTGGGGCTACACGGTGCATCGCGGGCTCGGCGGCACGGGCGTCGTCGCGCAGCTGAAGGTCGGCACCGGCACGCAGCGCCTCGGCCTGCGCGCCGACATGGACGCGCTGCCGATCCACGAATCGACCGGCCTGCCTTACCAGAGCACGATCCCCGGCAAGATGCACGCGTGCGGCCACGACGGCCATACGGCGATGCTGCTCGCGGCCGCGAAGCATCTGGCGCGCGAGCGTCGCTTTTCCGGCACGCTGAACCTGATTTTCCAGCCGGCCGAGGAAGGGCTCGGCGGCGCGAAGAAAATGCTCGACGACGGGCTGTTCGAGCAGTTCCCGTGCGACGCGATCTTCGCGATGCACAACATGCCGGGCTTCCCGACCGGCAAGTTCGGCTTCCTGCCGGGGCCGTTCATGGCGTCGTCGGATACCGTGATCGTCGACGTGCAGGGGCGCGGCGGCCACGGCGCGGTGCCGCACAAGGCGATCGATCCGGTCGTCGTCTGCGCGCAGATCGTCATCGCGCTGCAGACGATCGTGTCGCGCAACGTGTCGCCGCTCGACATGGCGATCGTCACGGTCGGCGCGATCCACGCGGGCGAGGCGCCGAACGTGATTCCCGACCGCGCGCAGATGCGCCTGTCCGTACGCGCGCTGAAGCCCGAGGTGCGCGACCTGCTCGAGACGCGCATCAAGGAAGTCGTCCATGCGCAGGCGGCCGTGTTCGGCGCGACCGCGACGATCGACTACCAGCGCCGCTACCCGGTGCTCGTCAACGATGCGGAGATGACCGCGTTCGCACGCGGCGTCGCGCGAGAGTGGGTCGGCGAAACGAACCTGATCGACGGGATGGTGCCGCTCACCGGCAGCGAGGATTTCGCATTCCTGCTCGAGAAGCGGCCGGGCTGCTACCTGATCATCGGCAACGGCGACGGGGAGGGCGGCTGCATGGTGCACAACCCCGGCTACGACTTCAACGACGCGGCACTGCCGACCGGCGCGTCGTACTGGGTCAAGTTGGCGGAGACGTTTCTGGTGTGA
- a CDS encoding nucleotidyl transferase AbiEii/AbiGii toxin family protein, protein MTDTSPTRPLDVDPRRPLEPAAVALLLAVRTACAQLDAAFVVAGATARDILMWHVYGIRPVRATRDVDVAVCAVSWPFHEQLVDALVATGQFARAPKHQQKLLFDSGTRGFRTELDLVPFGPLETPPGEIAWPPGGDFVLNVLGFQEAVDTALAVSIGAGIAVPVASLPALALLKLLAWQDRRARQNSDAYDLLFLLTHFHDAGNRERIWEVAPDLLEQHDFQPELAAAALLARDAKRIASPHTHDAIRTLLSDEAIYATLGQDLQARAFALLPGEFSDDADRYLDAFRSAFLADPPTAPSRIHGP, encoded by the coding sequence ATGACCGATACCTCGCCCACCCGCCCGCTTGACGTCGACCCGCGCCGGCCGCTCGAGCCGGCGGCGGTCGCGCTGCTGCTGGCGGTTCGGACGGCCTGTGCGCAGCTCGATGCGGCGTTCGTCGTCGCCGGCGCAACCGCGCGCGACATCCTGATGTGGCACGTGTACGGCATCCGGCCGGTGCGCGCAACCCGGGACGTTGACGTCGCGGTGTGCGCGGTGAGCTGGCCGTTTCACGAGCAGCTCGTCGATGCGCTCGTCGCGACCGGGCAATTTGCGCGCGCGCCGAAGCATCAGCAGAAACTGCTGTTCGACAGCGGGACGCGGGGGTTTCGCACGGAGCTCGATCTCGTGCCGTTCGGGCCGCTCGAAACGCCGCCCGGCGAAATCGCGTGGCCGCCGGGCGGCGATTTCGTGCTGAACGTGCTGGGCTTTCAGGAGGCGGTCGATACGGCGCTGGCCGTGTCGATCGGGGCCGGCATCGCGGTGCCGGTGGCGAGCCTGCCGGCGCTTGCGCTGCTGAAATTGCTCGCGTGGCAGGATCGGCGCGCGCGCCAGAACAGCGACGCGTACGACCTGCTGTTCCTGCTCACGCATTTTCACGACGCGGGCAATCGCGAGCGCATCTGGGAGGTGGCGCCCGATCTGCTCGAACAGCATGATTTCCAGCCGGAGCTGGCGGCCGCGGCGCTGCTGGCACGCGATGCGAAGCGGATTGCTTCGCCGCACACGCACGATGCGATTCGCACGCTGTTATCCGACGAAGCGATTTACGCGACGCTCGGACAGGATCTGCAGGCCCGCGCGTTTGCACTGCTGCCGGGTGAATTCAGCGATGACGCCGACCGGTATCTCGACGCATTCCGCAGTGCTTTCCTCGCGGATCCGCCCACAGCGCCATCGCGCATTCACGGGCCCTAG
- a CDS encoding TonB-dependent siderophore receptor: MKKVEQRKMEWATGTRVRAIAAAASVAFGMAAGHAFAQTAPAVNAGAAASASSAQNGAAASAAASAAASTSTSAPNGSTTGTLPAINVNAGSEGDGTVGLVAKRSRSGTKTDTAINEIPQTVNVVTAQQIEMTGATDVNAALRYVPGFSSYGSDNRSDWYAALRGFTPTAYVNGLQVPNTINLASWRVDPYMIDSITVLRGPTSVLYGAGDPGAIIDVQTKLADGERVREAGVQIGNYARKQFMIDVGDKLDPDGKYAYRFVGVARDGNALTGPNNDQRVSLAPSFRWRPNADTSLTLSATYLQDWGDISSNFLPAQGTVLPNPNGQINKDVYEGDGDFNYYRKKQWSLGYQFEHNLNSMWTFRQNVRWMHLSLDNGSVFGNGFVDGSLTDVSRWAGVFQMNYSRFDIDNNVQGRFGTGPLEHTLLLGFQYNRQTATDSEWLAAAPALNIYNPVYLPVTTSVFNPDSTFRTNTYTTLNTFGLYAQDQIKWNRWTLTLGGREDWVNMRMDDRAGGTQSKADVTAFTGRVGLTYQGDYGLSPYVSYATSFNPLIGVNLLGGGLPQPTRGKQIEAGLRWQPPGKNLMLNAAIYQINQTNVLTPAPTDLDETGTKSVQTGEVRSRGIELSATGKLTRNLSLIASYVYQDVKNVKANDASLNNWPVDIPRPRQMASLWTDWTWHTGPLAGLGLGGGIRYQSASAGAADNSLTVSSVTLFDAGVHYDTRNWRFAVNGTNLFNRHYISGCQSMNVCIFGTDRTVIATAKYNW, from the coding sequence ATGAAAAAAGTGGAGCAGAGAAAGATGGAGTGGGCAACAGGCACGCGTGTGCGTGCGATCGCAGCCGCGGCGAGCGTGGCGTTCGGGATGGCGGCAGGGCACGCATTCGCCCAGACGGCGCCCGCCGTGAACGCAGGCGCCGCAGCGTCGGCCAGCAGTGCGCAGAACGGTGCGGCGGCCAGTGCAGCGGCCAGTGCGGCGGCAAGCACGTCGACCAGCGCACCGAATGGCTCGACGACCGGCACGCTGCCGGCGATCAACGTCAACGCGGGCTCGGAAGGCGACGGCACGGTCGGGCTCGTCGCGAAGCGCAGCCGCAGCGGCACGAAGACCGACACCGCGATCAACGAAATCCCGCAGACGGTCAACGTCGTCACCGCGCAGCAGATCGAGATGACCGGCGCGACCGACGTGAACGCGGCGCTGCGCTACGTGCCGGGCTTCTCGTCGTACGGCTCGGACAACCGTTCCGACTGGTACGCGGCGCTGCGCGGCTTCACGCCGACCGCGTACGTGAACGGGCTGCAGGTGCCGAACACGATCAACCTGGCGAGCTGGCGCGTCGATCCGTACATGATCGACAGCATCACCGTGCTGCGCGGCCCGACCTCGGTGCTGTACGGCGCGGGCGACCCGGGTGCGATCATCGACGTGCAGACCAAGCTCGCCGACGGCGAGCGCGTGCGCGAAGCGGGCGTGCAGATCGGCAACTACGCGCGCAAGCAGTTCATGATCGACGTCGGCGACAAGCTCGATCCGGACGGCAAGTATGCGTACCGGTTCGTCGGCGTCGCGCGCGACGGCAACGCGCTGACCGGACCGAACAACGACCAGCGCGTGTCGCTCGCGCCGTCGTTCCGCTGGCGGCCGAACGCGGATACGTCGCTGACGCTGTCCGCCACGTACCTGCAGGACTGGGGCGACATCTCGTCGAACTTCCTGCCCGCACAGGGCACCGTGTTACCGAACCCGAACGGGCAGATCAACAAGGACGTGTACGAAGGCGACGGCGACTTCAACTACTACCGCAAGAAGCAGTGGTCGCTCGGCTATCAGTTCGAGCACAACCTGAACTCGATGTGGACGTTCCGGCAGAACGTGCGCTGGATGCACCTGTCGCTCGACAACGGGTCGGTGTTCGGCAACGGCTTCGTCGACGGCAGCCTGACCGACGTGTCGCGCTGGGCTGGCGTGTTCCAGATGAACTACAGCCGCTTCGACATCGACAACAACGTGCAGGGCCGCTTCGGCACGGGCCCGCTCGAGCACACGCTGCTGCTCGGCTTCCAGTACAACCGGCAGACCGCGACCGACAGCGAATGGCTCGCCGCCGCGCCGGCGCTGAACATCTACAACCCGGTTTACCTGCCGGTGACGACGTCGGTGTTCAATCCGGACTCGACGTTCCGCACCAACACGTACACGACGCTGAACACCTTCGGCCTGTACGCGCAGGACCAGATCAAGTGGAACCGCTGGACGCTGACGCTCGGCGGCCGCGAGGACTGGGTCAACATGCGGATGGACGACCGCGCGGGCGGCACGCAGTCGAAGGCCGACGTCACGGCGTTTACCGGCCGTGTCGGCCTGACGTACCAGGGCGACTACGGGCTGTCGCCGTACGTCAGCTACGCGACGTCGTTCAATCCGCTGATCGGCGTGAACCTGCTCGGCGGCGGCTTGCCGCAGCCGACGCGCGGCAAGCAGATTGAGGCCGGCCTGCGCTGGCAGCCGCCCGGCAAGAACCTGATGCTGAACGCGGCGATCTACCAGATCAACCAGACCAACGTGCTCACGCCGGCGCCGACCGATCTCGACGAGACCGGCACGAAGTCCGTGCAGACGGGTGAAGTGCGTTCGCGCGGGATCGAGCTGAGCGCGACCGGCAAGCTCACGCGGAACCTGTCGCTGATCGCGTCGTACGTCTACCAGGACGTGAAGAACGTGAAGGCCAACGACGCATCGCTGAACAACTGGCCGGTCGACATTCCGCGGCCGCGCCAGATGGCGTCGCTGTGGACCGACTGGACGTGGCACACGGGGCCGCTCGCGGGCCTCGGCCTCGGCGGCGGCATTCGCTACCAAAGCGCGTCGGCCGGTGCGGCCGACAACTCACTGACGGTATCGAGCGTCACGCTGTTCGACGCGGGCGTGCACTACGACACGCGTAACTGGCGCTTTGCCGTGAATGGGACGAACCTGTTCAACCGCCACTACATCAGCGGTTGCCAGTCGATGAACGTCTGCATTTTCGGCACTGACCGCACGGTGATCGCGACCGCGAAATACAACTGGTGA
- a CDS encoding type IV toxin-antitoxin system AbiEi family antitoxin: MPENATLPIAEQHVLDEACAAFERATRRFKARRVRVPAAYSAHADAMIRFGMAGQTFEMPAVVSIGVESLQGALAVLRRRRATPVAGERPLMLVAPYFSAELAARLIEHDISYLDTAGNACLIQPEATVMISGRPKPARTPRRQASRATTPKGLAVMFALATQPGLVAQPLRAIAAASGVALGTVNLAIDDLIARGLVAQRRNGERVFPDWPRFVQEWVALYPSRLRAKLPSRRFAALAPDWWRGFDFAAFDARLGGEPAADLLTHDLKPAAITVYTHGAVSNRLLLQARLRPDERGDVELLEAFWPPSPALDWREHDVPLVPPLLIYADLVSSGDSRNLAAAQHIHDRYLAHPPA, encoded by the coding sequence ATGCCCGAGAACGCCACCCTGCCGATAGCGGAACAGCACGTGCTCGACGAAGCCTGCGCCGCGTTCGAACGCGCGACCCGGCGCTTCAAGGCCCGGCGCGTGCGCGTGCCGGCCGCCTACAGCGCGCATGCTGACGCGATGATCCGCTTCGGCATGGCCGGGCAGACCTTCGAGATGCCGGCGGTTGTGAGCATCGGTGTCGAATCGCTGCAGGGCGCGCTTGCCGTGTTACGCCGCCGCCGCGCCACCCCGGTGGCTGGCGAGCGGCCGCTGATGCTGGTCGCGCCGTATTTTTCGGCCGAACTGGCCGCCCGCCTGATCGAGCACGACATCTCGTACCTCGATACCGCCGGCAACGCGTGCCTGATCCAGCCGGAGGCGACCGTGATGATCTCCGGCCGGCCGAAACCTGCACGCACGCCGCGCCGGCAGGCATCGCGCGCGACGACGCCCAAGGGGCTCGCCGTGATGTTCGCGCTCGCGACACAGCCGGGCCTCGTCGCGCAACCGCTCCGGGCGATCGCCGCCGCGTCGGGTGTCGCGCTTGGCACGGTCAATCTCGCGATTGACGACCTGATCGCACGCGGCCTCGTCGCGCAGCGGCGCAACGGCGAGCGCGTGTTTCCCGACTGGCCGCGCTTCGTGCAGGAATGGGTCGCGCTGTATCCGAGCCGCCTGCGCGCGAAGCTGCCGAGCCGGCGGTTCGCCGCGCTCGCGCCCGACTGGTGGCGCGGCTTCGATTTCGCGGCATTCGACGCGCGGCTCGGCGGCGAGCCCGCGGCCGACCTGCTGACGCACGACCTGAAGCCGGCCGCGATCACCGTCTATACGCACGGCGCCGTGTCGAACCGCCTGCTGCTCCAGGCGCGCCTGCGCCCGGACGAGCGCGGCGACGTCGAGCTGCTCGAAGCCTTCTGGCCACCGTCGCCGGCGCTCGACTGGCGCGAGCACGACGTGCCGCTCGTGCCACCGCTGCTGATCTACGCGGATCTCGTCTCGTCCGGAGACAGCCGCAATCTCGCCGCCGCCCAACACATCCATGACCGATACCTCGCCCACCCGCCCGCTTGA
- a CDS encoding GNAT family N-acetyltransferase — MEDTQTKPAGAADAVEGEVAAALDGAAHGQATPAVERTLDAWRSDDAPAALLAEFVALFNTDTRHDAATVSVPLGGADPAAVAAYVARAVRDGVIDGAQAAGDRLRLTASRATFWQNPQPWLKAPASGGMPLRYAITNGHRHPVRPPSPPGEIYARYMPQVGMTFSLRTVDVDAHAQRFSDWMNLDRVAQFWDQRGTRDEHAAYLAERLADPHMHPMIGYFDDTPFGYFEFYWAKEDRLAPFYDAHDYDRGLHLLIGDSRFQSAGKLHAWWSGVLHYMFVDEPRTQRLVGEPRIDHVRHIAYMHRLGFYTLKEFDFPHKRAALTVMERETFFDTFRLP, encoded by the coding sequence ATGGAAGACACGCAGACGAAACCGGCCGGCGCGGCAGACGCCGTCGAAGGCGAGGTGGCCGCGGCACTTGACGGCGCCGCGCACGGGCAGGCGACGCCGGCCGTCGAGCGCACGCTCGACGCGTGGCGGTCCGACGACGCGCCGGCCGCGCTGCTCGCGGAATTCGTCGCACTGTTCAACACGGACACCCGGCACGACGCGGCGACGGTGTCGGTGCCGCTCGGCGGCGCCGATCCGGCGGCCGTCGCGGCATATGTCGCCCGCGCGGTGCGCGACGGCGTGATCGACGGCGCGCAGGCCGCGGGCGACCGGCTGCGCCTCACCGCGTCGCGTGCGACGTTCTGGCAGAACCCGCAGCCGTGGTTGAAAGCGCCCGCATCGGGCGGGATGCCGCTGCGCTACGCGATCACGAACGGCCACCGGCATCCGGTGCGGCCGCCGTCGCCGCCCGGTGAAATCTATGCGCGCTACATGCCGCAGGTCGGGATGACGTTCAGCCTGCGCACCGTCGACGTCGATGCACATGCGCAACGGTTCAGCGACTGGATGAACCTCGATCGCGTCGCGCAGTTCTGGGATCAGCGCGGCACGCGCGACGAGCACGCCGCGTATCTCGCGGAGCGGCTCGCCGATCCGCACATGCATCCGATGATCGGCTATTTCGACGACACGCCGTTCGGCTATTTCGAGTTCTACTGGGCGAAGGAAGACCGCCTCGCGCCGTTCTACGACGCACACGACTACGATCGCGGGCTGCACCTGCTGATCGGCGACTCGCGCTTCCAGAGCGCGGGCAAGCTGCATGCGTGGTGGAGCGGGGTGCTGCACTACATGTTCGTCGACGAACCGCGCACGCAACGGCTCGTCGGCGAGCCGCGCATCGATCACGTGCGGCATATCGCGTACATGCACCGGCTCGGGTTCTACACGCTGAAGGAGTTCGACTTCCCGCACAAGCGCGCGGCGCTTACCGTGATGGAGCGCGAGACATTCTTCGACACTTTCCGGTTGCCGTGA